In Amia ocellicauda isolate fAmiCal2 chromosome 7, fAmiCal2.hap1, whole genome shotgun sequence, one genomic interval encodes:
- the atf1 gene encoding cyclic AMP-dependent transcription factor ATF-1 isoform X2, which yields MMEEVQQSSSNGTETQTVTLPTTISASQISQIAQQMSLGGSPVTVVQLPGGQFQVQGVIQSAQSSVIQSPQVQTVQGSQMTDSDDSQESSDSAASSQKSREVLARRPSYRKILNELSAEEVAARTEGEEDNPSSSAMTTMTVPTPIYQTSTGQYIAIAPNGTIQLASPGAEGVQGLQTLTMTNSGAAQQGTTILQYAQTPDGQQILVPSNQVVVQSAGGDMQTYQIRTAPTTTSLPQTVVMASPMGISSQSTKTDDPQMKREIRLAKNREAARECRRKKKEYVKCLENRVAVLENQNKTLIEELKALKDLYCVKTG from the exons ATGATGGAGGAGGTGCAGCAGAGCAGCAGCAATGGCACAGAAACGCAGACGGTCACCCTGCCGACGACCATCAGTGCCTCCCAGATCTCTCAGATAGCCCAGCAG ATGTCCCTGGGCGGCTCCCCTGTGACGGTGGTGCAGCTCCCCGGGGGGCAATTCCAGGTGCAGGGGGTGATCCAGTCCGCACAGTCCTCTGTCATCCAGTCTCCACAGGTGCAGACCGTGCAG GGCTCTCAGATGACGGACAGTGATGATTCCCAGGAGTCCTCGGACAGCGCCGCCTCATCCCAGAAGTCCCGGGAGGTCCTGGCCCGCCGACCCTCCTACAG GAAGATCCTGAATGAGCTGTCAGCAGAGGAGGTGGCGGCTCGCACCGAGGGTGAGGAGGACAACCCCTCCTCTTCAGCCATGACCACCATGACTGTGCCCACCCCCATCTACCAGACCAGCACCGGCCAGTACA TTGCCATCGCCCCGAACGGGACCATCCAGCTGGCCAGCCCGGGTGCGGAGGGCGTGCAGGGCCTGCAGACGCTCACCATGACCAACTCGGGCGCCGCACAGCAGGGCACCACCATCCTACAGTATGCCCAGACACCCGACGGGCAGCAGATCCTGGTGCCCAGCAACCAGGTGGTCGTACAGA GTGCCGGGGGGGATATGCAGACGTACCAGATCCGCACCGCGCCCACCACCACGTCCCTGCCCCAGACGGTCGTCATGGCATCACCCATGGGCATCTCCTCGCAGAGCACCAAGACGGACGACCCGCAGATGAAGAGGGAGATCCGGCTAGCGAAGAATAG GGAGGCGGCCCGCGAGTGTCGCAGGAAGAAGAAGGAGTACGTGAAGTGTCTGGAGAACCGCGTGGCCGTGCTGGAGAACCAGAACAAGACGCTCATCGAGGAGCTGAAGGCACTAAAGGACCTTTACTGTGTGAAGACGGGCTAG
- the atf1 gene encoding cyclic AMP-dependent transcription factor ATF-1 isoform X1 → MMEEVQQSSSNGTETQTVTLPTTISASQISQIAQQMSLGGSPVTVVQLPGGQFQVQGVIQSAQSSVIQSPQVQTVQWSPTVVLESPNASGLGSQMTDSDDSQESSDSAASSQKSREVLARRPSYRKILNELSAEEVAARTEGEEDNPSSSAMTTMTVPTPIYQTSTGQYIAIAPNGTIQLASPGAEGVQGLQTLTMTNSGAAQQGTTILQYAQTPDGQQILVPSNQVVVQSAGGDMQTYQIRTAPTTTSLPQTVVMASPMGISSQSTKTDDPQMKREIRLAKNREAARECRRKKKEYVKCLENRVAVLENQNKTLIEELKALKDLYCVKTG, encoded by the exons ATGATGGAGGAGGTGCAGCAGAGCAGCAGCAATGGCACAGAAACGCAGACGGTCACCCTGCCGACGACCATCAGTGCCTCCCAGATCTCTCAGATAGCCCAGCAG ATGTCCCTGGGCGGCTCCCCTGTGACGGTGGTGCAGCTCCCCGGGGGGCAATTCCAGGTGCAGGGGGTGATCCAGTCCGCACAGTCCTCTGTCATCCAGTCTCCACAGGTGCAGACCGTGCAG TGGTCCCCAActgtggtcctggagagccccaatgcTTCAGGCTTA GGCTCTCAGATGACGGACAGTGATGATTCCCAGGAGTCCTCGGACAGCGCCGCCTCATCCCAGAAGTCCCGGGAGGTCCTGGCCCGCCGACCCTCCTACAG GAAGATCCTGAATGAGCTGTCAGCAGAGGAGGTGGCGGCTCGCACCGAGGGTGAGGAGGACAACCCCTCCTCTTCAGCCATGACCACCATGACTGTGCCCACCCCCATCTACCAGACCAGCACCGGCCAGTACA TTGCCATCGCCCCGAACGGGACCATCCAGCTGGCCAGCCCGGGTGCGGAGGGCGTGCAGGGCCTGCAGACGCTCACCATGACCAACTCGGGCGCCGCACAGCAGGGCACCACCATCCTACAGTATGCCCAGACACCCGACGGGCAGCAGATCCTGGTGCCCAGCAACCAGGTGGTCGTACAGA GTGCCGGGGGGGATATGCAGACGTACCAGATCCGCACCGCGCCCACCACCACGTCCCTGCCCCAGACGGTCGTCATGGCATCACCCATGGGCATCTCCTCGCAGAGCACCAAGACGGACGACCCGCAGATGAAGAGGGAGATCCGGCTAGCGAAGAATAG GGAGGCGGCCCGCGAGTGTCGCAGGAAGAAGAAGGAGTACGTGAAGTGTCTGGAGAACCGCGTGGCCGTGCTGGAGAACCAGAACAAGACGCTCATCGAGGAGCTGAAGGCACTAAAGGACCTTTACTGTGTGAAGACGGGCTAG
- the LOC136752922 gene encoding acrosin, translated as MVTIPHTTMTLAYVTGPTAPSRLFSGSWSLSHPPAAQLDMASLRFAFLLLSLSCCPAVVWTATQNLTCGQRPLLDSPGASRVVGGHDAEVGAWPWQVSIQKDSRHFCGGSIINSKWVLSACHCFYPMPVVSRLWVVAGQRVLSASEDSSQRRGVRRLVLNKGYNKVTHDNDLALLQLTEPLSFSLYVQPVCLLTREEEEAGLELCFISGWGTTTYKGMAVDVLQEAEVQLIPMETCNQWDWYGGILTQHMQCAGNEAGGIDTCQGDSGGPLQCYNEDLDRFYLVGVTSFGEGCASVNRPGVYARVSRYYSWVQYTQDQVRSGVASIQPWLLLTGLTLCTMVQL; from the exons ATGGTTACTATACCCCATACAACGATGACACTTGCTTACGTCACCGGTCCAACGGCGCCCAGCAGGCTTTTCAGCGGTTCATGGTCGCTGTCTCACCCGCCGGCCGCCCAGCTGGATATGGCGTCTCTGAGGTTTGCCTTCTTGCTGCTGTCTCTCAGCTGCTGCCCGGCTGTGGTGTGGACTGCCACTCAAAACCTAA CGTGCGGACAGCGGCCACTACTCGACTCTCCAGGAGCATCCCGTGTGGTAGGTGGGCATGATGCAGAGGTTGGGGCATGGCCTTGGCAAGTTAGCATCCAGAAGGATTCCAGACACTTCTGCGGGGGTTCCATCATCAACAGCAAATGGGTGCTCAGCGCCTGTCACTGCTTCTACCCCATGCC TGTTGTGTCTAGGCTGTGGGTAGTGGCGGGGCAGCGTGTGCTGTCTGCCAGTGAGGACAGCTCCCAGCGGCGGGGGGTGCGGCGCTTGGTGCTGAACAAGGGCTACAACAAGGTCACCCATGACAACGACctggcactgctgcagctgaccGAACCCCTCAGCTTCTCACTCTATGTCCAGCCCGTGTGCCTGCTGaccagagaggaagaggaggccgGGTTGGAGCTGTGCTTCATCAGCGGTTGGGGGACCACCACCTACAAAG GGATGGCTGTGGATGTCCTGCAGGAGGCTGAGGTCCAACTCATCCCAATGGAAACCTGCAACCAGTGGGACTGGTATGGTGGCATCCTGACACAACATATGCAGTGTGCTGGGAATGAGGCCGGCGGCATTGACACATGTCAG GGGGACAGTGGGGGTCCCCTCCAGTGCTACAACGAAGACTTGGATCGCTTCTACCTCGTGGGAGTGACGAGTTTCGGGGAGGGCTGTGCGTCAGTGAATCGGCCAGGCGTGTATGCCCGAGTGAGCCGCTACTACAGCTGGGTCCAATACACGCAGGATCAGGTGAGATCGGGGGTGGCCAGCATTCAGCCCTGGCTCCTGCTGACCGGTCTCACGCTCTGCACCATGGTCCAGCTCTGA